DNA from Phragmites australis chromosome 16, lpPhrAust1.1, whole genome shotgun sequence:
AGTGTCATCCCTGGCGCCGTCCGCCGGGAAGTCCCCGTCGGCGGCGGCCACGGCTCGCGTGTCGGCGCCGGCACTCCTCGTGCTGGCGTTGGTGGGCTTCTTGGCGATGGTATGATAGCCGGATGCTGTCACCAGCGACgaaggtggcggtggtggttgGCCGGAGAAAATATCACgctattcttgttcattgttgTAGCTCCTTTTTCGTTTTGGTTCTGAAATAAAATGGTTGGTGTACTTGTTGAGCTGTTGTTAGGTAGCACAGTGATCGGAAGCAGTTCCACTGATGTAATTGTACAACGTGATTTTGTCACTGATACACGGAGCCTATAAAGAGTCGATTCATGTCAGTGGCTACATTACGGTACAGTTGCAACTACATTACCGTAGCTGACATGTCATTCATTCGATCGCATGGCCTTATTTCTTGTTACAGTACTCTGTTTCTGAATCTTTGGGGCTTGCAGTTGCGACTTTACAAGTGTTCGGTACACTCTGCCCTGGGTGCAGTTGCCTCGTCTGATTATCTATGTGATATGTTAAGCTGCACGGCTTCCAAGAACCCAGGACCAGGTCCCTCTGAAATACAGGCATAGATCTGGCACTTGATCCAGAGCTTACTTTCTGCTCACTGCATGACACGAAAGCCGAAATTGCTCTTTACCGGCGTTGCACGATTGTTCTGCGCGACCGTGCATGCATCTGCAGATGGAAACGCTGATCTGCAGCTGAAATATCGTATGATGATTGGTTGCCTAGTCTGTCTCGCTCGATGAGCTTGCAAATCGAAGCCAAATCAGCTGAGGACTGCATCATCATTCTCGCTCGAGAGGAGACGAAGAACAGCTCGTGCTCGATCATGGTgccgactctctctctctctctctctctctctctctctctctctctctctctctctctctctctctctctctctctctaatctTACTCGAACCATATATTATCAGACGCAACTAGAAGAAAATGGTGTCGCTTATACATGTTGCATGCAAGGCCGGAGAAAGGCGGCGGCAGGTTCGCCGGTTAAAGCGAAGGACACCGGCCGCCTCCGGGCCGCGTTAGGTGGCGGTCGAGATGATTGGTTTGTACCGGACCCCCTGCAGCGCAGCCTGATGGATCACGGGCGCAGAGCGAAGCGGCAATGCATGGTGCGTTCCTAGCTCGCAGGACCAGTACAGAGCACATGGCTCTCTCACGGGTGTCGGGGGAGGCGGTTGCGCGAATGGCTGAAATGGCAGTGGCCCTTCCAGCTTTTCCTATGCGCGTACATCCACCACATGTGGCCGGTCGGTCGCGGCTGCGCTCGTCGGCGAGTCGTCGTCTCTCAGGCTGAGTCCGAGCCTGAGCCTGAAAGTCTCAACTCTGAACTTGGTCTGGCTGGTTGGTGAAATTCCACTATATAAAACTACCATGAgcttttccttctttctttgCGTTTTAAATTGGTGGATGAGGTACTCTTTTAATTCTGTTATATGTGGTAATAGAATCCGAAGCAATCCTGTTATGAAAAAAAACCCTCTTCATCCACCAGTCTCATCGTCTTATTACCGGCTACGGATaacatattttactaataaaaataaatttaaaaattaagagagaaattaacagataatcttctcttcttttttcagatcacatctaaaatcaaactacgggATTGCTTTCGACGTATTCGTTCAACGGTGCTTTTATAACACATCTACATATTCACATTTTAAATTTATACTTGATGTTAccacatttaatatttatattttattataacATATGTACATATTCATTAGTTGTCCGAGCAGATACGCTAGTGACGCCAATGTTACGTTCTCCAGAATTTGAGCTGTTTTCTGCACGATTGATCCAGTAAAACTATCTCCACGTTCCAACCAAGTTCTTAAACACGAGTGACGAGTGACTTTACAAATTTGTCTACCCATTTTTAGCCGAGCTTACAACTTTATATTCTCCAAGACCtcgcctgtttttttttttttttaagaaagtcCTCGCCTGGTGAGAAAGTAGGAGATGTGGTGGTTTGGGCCGTACTTGGGCCCAAACCAAAGTGGAGCCCAGTTTGAACAGATCCAGCCCAATTACGAATGCCAGGTGGGCCTTGCCGAGGCCCAATTGCATACCGGTCCACACAACCGGATCCCACCGTCCAGTCACGACTGCCGAGATCTCAGCCGTCCGTCTCACCAGCCTCCCTTCTCTAGGGTTTAAGCCGTATAAGAGCCCCCTCGCCatccccctccgccgcctctgCCCCCTCGCTTCCTTCCCTCTCGGTGCGCTCCGATCCGAAGGTGATCTCGCTAGCGAAATTTTCTGTTGGATTTCTTACTTCTTATCTCGTCGATCTCGTTTCACCCGTGCGGCttgttgttattgttggtgTTGTTTGTTGCTGATCGATCGGGCAGAGATGGCGGTGCCGCTGCTGACGCAGAAGATCGTGAAGAAGCGGGTCAAGCAGTTCAAGAGGCCTCACATCGACCGCTACAAGTGCCTCAAGGTGAGAAGTTGTTACCTCTGCTGTTCTCTGAAATGGATTATTTCGCCGTATGATGCGTTCTTGGTGGTCGGATCTGTGCTTAGTGGAAGTCATAGTTCCTAGCGCAGTGATGTTCTTGAGTCGCCTCGGCAGCAGGTTACTGTTTAGTTTAGTGTCTGATCTATGATGGGTGGATGCATTCCTTATCCTGAGGAAGTGTTCTTTTATGAATGCGTGTGCAGATATACTTTTATCTAGATACGCCTGGTCATTTTTGTGAGCAGCTTAGATTTAATTTACTGGAACAGCATGATGATGCTTGGTTGCaataaatttgttttatttttctagatttctAGTGGGTTTTCGGAAGTCAGTGCGCAGTGCTCTAAAACGAAGCATTGAACGAACTGAAAGTTTGAAAGTGCTACACTGGTGCTCTGTTTATCGGGTGGAGGAAGTGTATGAATTTGAGCTCCCATCTTGTTCATCAAGAACTATGCATTTTCGACTCGGGACAATGATTTTAAATTTTGGATGTTCAATCAAATTTACCCATTCACTTGATATTATCGACTAGAATAGTTTTTATCACACTTGCATTTTGGGTAGGAATAGATAAGAAACGTGGTGTTACCTTAGGGTATCTACTGAAAGACCATTATTTCATGCTTGCTTTGGTGCCTTGCTCTTACTGTTGCTGTTGCTCATTTGTCTGTACAAGCCATGGGTGCATAAATTGGCATTTTATGAGTCAGATCCTCTTCTGATAGTATTATGTTTCTGTGAAATTTTGATTTGATTACAGTTTTTTAATGAATGCTGAATTACGATAATTTATgcctttgattttgattttgtgtGCGCTTACTTTTAGGCAttagcaaattgatttttagATGAATACATGAGTACTGTTGTTATGTAGGGGATTGCAGCTTTAGTATTTGTAGGATGTGGAATCACTTAATCGGAACTGAATAACGATTTGTTCTGTCCATTTATTAACTCACTTCTACTTCTGTATTTTAGATCACATGTCAATAATAAAACCTTATCTGAGTGTTAGTTAAGGTGCCGTGGAGTTTGAACCTATTTAGATTGTTAGCAGTTTTGGTTATAGTGTAGGCTTCAGTTTATAGGCCATCCTTACTATAGCTCaaataagaaaatatttttacttgcTCCGCTAAGAATTTTTTTGCCCTGCTAAAATTGTGTTTTCTTACCGGTCGGATGGATGCATTATGAGTTATGACATCACTTGAGTTTATTGTGGTTATTGGTGTGTTTCGGGATCTGAGTTTTACTCACAGATGTCTCATGAGATTTTCTTAACCCATATATTTGTATTCGACTATCCCTGTTAATCTGACTATTCATGGAATATAACATAGCATGTTTGCAAGGGCTAATTTCCCCTTTGTTGATTCTCTGTGCAGCCAAGCTGGCGCAGGCCAAAGGGTATTGACTCCCGTGTGAGGAGGAAGTTCAAGGGATGCACCTTGATGCCCAACATTGGATACGGCTCTGACAAGAAGACCAGGCACTACCTTCCCaacaagttcaagaagttcGTGGTGCACAACGTCTCAGAGCTGGAGTTGCTCATGATGCACAACAGGTACGAACCAACTAACCAAGCTGATTGCTGTTGGCAGCGCAACTTGCATCGCGAGGTTTTTACTGACGCAATTCTCCTCAACTACAAAACAGGACCTACTGCGCCGAGATCGCCCACAACGTCTCCACGAAGAAGCGCAAGGAGATTGTCGAGCGCGCCGCGCAGCTTGACATTGTGGTCACCAACAAGCTCGCCAGGATCCGTAGCCAGGAGGACGAGTAGGCTGTTCGTCAGTACGATGTCCTAGTCCTTTCCATCTGCTTTCAGTCGTGTTACTACCGAGGATACCTGTTATGCCGACCTTTTTGTTATCAGTAGCGACCCTAATGTGGCAAATTCTACTGTTACCACACATCTATCTGAATTATCTGCGTTGCCATGGTTCCATTGGTTGTACCTGTTTTTGGGCCTGCTGTTCTTGCGGATATATCATTAGCTTATGTGCTCATGTGAGTGGGGACGATAGTGGAgcaggagtttttttatttttttattttttctattaaatatttaaataaatagtcTCTTGATGATAATATTTGCTGAGTGGTAAGGATGTCACGGTGGTGTTGCCTCTAATCGTTCTTTCAGAGGGTGGGTAGAGCTCGCCCCCTCGGTCGTTCTCTCTCCCCTTACCGTTCTATGAGAGGGCGGGTAGCTCCTACTTGTCTAATGAGAGGGCGAGTAGCCTTAGCTCTTCTACCAACAGACGATGgggaaatttgttttttaatttaacttttgtatatgtgaatttgaaaaatagtgtatATTTATTCAGTAAAAAATGTTAGTTGTtgatatttgaaaattttggatcgAAACAGTAAAAAAAGTGGTTAAAACGAAAATTGTGGATCGATGTAAATTTGTTGATATTTGTTTATGTATTttatgtaaaattgtatgagtaattttttagcgATGTATTGTTGtaaggatacaaaatctaattttttgaatAATTGTAGATGTGAAACACTCTTAGCATATTACCTGGTATGGAGGTTATATACggtgataaatattacatgaggCATATggtgataaacattacatgtgaCCTTAACTATAAAGACACGGCGACAATAAATGGTGGTACTTATGATACGTCTAAAGGCAAATCTAATAGTGTGCCATTGCTAATTTTAATATGCCTTAGGGAGTAAAAATATATCGTGTTACATTAGATGCTTTCTGCTGAGTGTacctaggatatttaccctttctTAGTGCATCGGGGTCAGCCGTCTTAGTACGATGGGCCCTCTTCTGCATtcttgccctctcagcttcgTGGGCTCgagccgcggtatggtcctGCGCTGTCTTCCTCATGCGCTTCTCTTCCTGCCGTTTCAATCGTAGTTCCTACTACTGTTACTCATACTCATGTCGTGCGTACGCTTCCATCATCCACCGTATGCttatgtcgacccaccgcttctggtctttATTTTACTTCATAtcgagccattcaatgaagtcacagataggtaaAGGAGACTGAACAAATAAAACGAGATGTGAAATTAGTAAAACAATGCGTGGAATCGGGAACAAGATGTGAAAAGTGACACATGACTGATCTATGTCGCTCTACCaatgggtactcatacggtccatttgaggcttgtcgtattggtagttgacACATATGAAAAAGCATaggtcataggtgtaggagatgttctGAAACTCGCGAAGCCTATAAAGAtcgtcacagaagcacatcggtggttcgaccccctagaGGATTTTCCattgtttcttgggtgggctttgTGGAGCttaggaagatattgcagttgagagagctgaggaatgagTGGTCTGTCCATGGATGAatgtggggttatttatggtggctaggGGCTAGTGTATGGACTGAGTTCATGGGCTTGGTGGTGGGGGAGGGTGTTAGAGTATTAGATTCGCTGTTAaagaatgaaaaagttatggcattgatgctgggCAGAGATTTCTTGTGTTAGgatagatgtgttgtcatttaatttatggttaaagctcCCCCGTGTGTTCATTTCTTGTCTACAGCCTGCGTTAGGGCATAACTGTTGTTATTTTATGGTTAAAGTTGgattgtgtggtcacttcgtatCTACAAATTACGTCAGgatagatgtgttgtcatttcatggttaaagctgagccgtgtggtcacttcgtgtgtaCAGCTTACGTCAGGACAtaggtgttatcatttcatagttaaagctgagtcgtgtggtcactttgtgtctgaggtgtcgtgtggtcacttcgtgtataattAGCTTTGTATAAAATGCTTTTCTAGCtctgtcgtgaacggttcatacaaagccgaggacgatagaaagtagcgtgtgatcacgttggattaagaa
Protein-coding regions in this window:
- the LOC133896204 gene encoding large ribosomal subunit protein eL32z-like — translated: MAVPLLTQKIVKKRVKQFKRPHIDRYKCLKPSWRRPKGIDSRVRRKFKGCTLMPNIGYGSDKKTRHYLPNKFKKFVVHNVSELELLMMHNRTYCAEIAHNVSTKKRKEIVERAAQLDIVVTNKLARIRSQEDE